A genomic stretch from Dethiosulfovibrio faecalis includes:
- a CDS encoding ABC transporter permease — protein sequence MIMWLLRKYRLHLLVTLALVGLLASFMIASPQTFLSMRIYRSFMSTIPVTAILALGMTLLVVVGEMDLSFPSIAAAASYFFAEIFVRTGSLLLAFLGAMVSGVFMGWINAIVVVRIGVPSIIATIGTQFFWRGLILLLSDGVAISLAEIRGSLLHLLFVGRIGGEIPAQTVWCLALAVLLAFILNRHIFGDALLFIGDNRRTALMMGVPVAKVRTKAFVLMGVLSAFAGLLSTFELANWWPTQGEGYMLLVFASVFVGGTSAYGGEGTIYGSLIGAAIIGIIEAGIVSAGLAGFWTRLVYGLIIVVSVSIYTLMARRGGTS from the coding sequence ATGATAATGTGGTTGCTCAGGAAATATAGGTTGCATCTATTGGTTACGTTGGCTCTTGTCGGGCTTTTGGCTTCTTTCATGATCGCCAGTCCTCAGACGTTTCTGAGTATGAGGATCTACAGATCGTTTATGTCGACCATACCGGTTACCGCCATACTCGCATTGGGGATGACTCTGCTTGTCGTAGTGGGGGAGATGGACCTTAGTTTTCCGTCGATAGCCGCCGCAGCTTCATACTTCTTTGCCGAGATATTCGTCCGAACCGGCTCTCTGTTGCTAGCTTTTTTGGGTGCCATGGTCTCTGGCGTCTTTATGGGGTGGATCAATGCGATCGTGGTGGTCCGCATAGGGGTGCCGTCCATAATAGCTACCATAGGAACTCAGTTTTTCTGGCGAGGCCTGATACTTCTTCTCTCCGATGGCGTTGCCATCAGTCTGGCTGAAATCCGAGGATCTTTACTTCATCTTCTCTTCGTCGGTCGAATAGGAGGGGAGATCCCTGCCCAGACGGTATGGTGTTTAGCCTTAGCCGTCTTGTTGGCCTTTATCCTAAATCGACATATCTTTGGCGATGCATTGCTGTTTATCGGCGACAACCGTCGCACCGCCCTCATGATGGGTGTACCCGTGGCGAAAGTTAGGACAAAGGCGTTCGTCCTTATGGGCGTTTTATCTGCCTTTGCTGGGTTGTTGTCCACCTTTGAGCTGGCCAATTGGTGGCCGACCCAGGGCGAGGGGTATATGTTGTTGGTCTTCGCTTCGGTTTTCGTGGGGGGTACCTCCGCCTACGGAGGAGAGGGCACCATATACGGTTCGTTGATAGGGGCCGCCATAATAGGCATAATAGAGGCTGGCATAGTGAGCGCCGGGCTGGCCGGGTTCTGGACCAGACTGGTCTATGGGCTTATCATAGTGGTGTCGGTCTCAATCTATACCTTGATGGCCAGAAGAGGAGGGACAAGCTAG
- a CDS encoding HD domain-containing protein, which translates to MRLKEIDEIRRWFDDYVASFYSTCGRLPQLELKERHSHRVAENAGLLADELGWDETNRHLAVAAGLLHDLGRFPQYRDYGTFYDFRSLDHGDRGERVLREDFPGNIIDPIELELIAFTTREHNKKDLPVERTDNEMELLKLIKDSDRIDIFRVVREHIKRGETDSIYPGIGPEGRFTPAVLDELRRYGKARYDQLRTLSDVLLFQLCWIKDMAHPQSVELLRDRGDLEWILDRLPEDSTAAEILESLTGSVLPSQTCR; encoded by the coding sequence TTGAGGCTAAAAGAAATCGACGAAATCCGCCGCTGGTTCGACGACTATGTGGCTTCTTTCTACAGCACCTGCGGGAGACTTCCTCAGCTGGAATTGAAGGAAAGACACAGCCACAGGGTCGCGGAAAACGCCGGACTCCTGGCGGACGAACTCGGATGGGACGAAACGAACAGACACCTGGCAGTTGCGGCCGGTCTCCTTCACGACTTGGGAAGGTTTCCTCAATACAGGGACTACGGGACATTCTACGACTTCAGATCTCTGGATCACGGAGACAGAGGGGAGAGGGTTCTCAGAGAGGATTTCCCCGGGAACATTATCGACCCTATCGAGCTAGAGCTTATCGCCTTCACGACGAGAGAACACAACAAGAAGGACCTTCCGGTAGAACGCACAGACAACGAGATGGAACTTCTGAAACTCATAAAAGACAGCGACAGGATAGACATCTTCCGGGTGGTCCGAGAGCACATCAAAAGAGGGGAGACCGACTCCATATACCCCGGGATAGGCCCGGAAGGACGGTTCACCCCAGCGGTGCTGGACGAATTGAGACGTTACGGCAAGGCCCGCTACGACCAGTTAAGGACTCTGTCGGATGTGCTGCTGTTTCAGCTCTGCTGGATCAAGGACATGGCTCACCCTCAATCGGTAGAGCTCCTAAGGGACAGAGGGGACCTAGAGTGGATTCTGGACCGTCTGCCGGAGGATTCCACCGCCGCCGAGATTCTGGAATCCCTGACGGGATCCGTGCTGCCATCGCAGACCTGCCGATGA
- the pepV gene encoding dipeptidase PepV gives MERLRQSIDAMKDDIVAAIRENVAVKSVEGPAEPGAPFGPGPKAAMDNFVQIAGRLGFETGVFEDMVGWAEFGDPDADMVAILGHVDVVPEGDGWSCDPYEGKIEDGKLYGRGVMDDKGPVICALYALKAIKDLEIPLKKRVRILIGTNEESGSKAVARYVEAGQDLPVAGFTPDAEYPLINGEKGIVIARLSAPFKAEGDVQVVSFDGGVAPNSVPSVAKAEILVKTDMAERVKYTVSNWHGPERAKLSLDDKGEGRFLLSMEGVPAHGSLPEQGVNAVAWLVKVLLTLGVTGEQGCILAALDRYVGIDCHGESLGVCVYDDVSRYTSVCWGTMKTEGDRVVFSLNPRFPVSYRTEDMVQILEKTFSDAGFEILSMRKDEPLYMPEDSELVVKLMEVYRRETGRMDDKPMSIGGGTYAKAMPNVLAFGPTLPGEPSNIHEADECWSIENMMTSTKIMAAAIVSLAQD, from the coding sequence GTGGAACGACTTAGACAGAGCATCGATGCCATGAAGGACGATATCGTAGCGGCCATCAGGGAAAACGTAGCGGTCAAGAGCGTGGAAGGTCCCGCCGAGCCGGGAGCTCCCTTCGGTCCCGGGCCTAAAGCTGCGATGGATAACTTCGTTCAGATAGCCGGTCGCCTCGGTTTCGAAACAGGTGTCTTCGAGGATATGGTCGGTTGGGCCGAATTCGGAGATCCCGATGCCGACATGGTGGCCATACTCGGTCACGTCGACGTGGTCCCAGAGGGAGACGGCTGGAGCTGTGATCCCTACGAGGGCAAAATAGAGGACGGCAAACTCTACGGTCGAGGAGTCATGGACGATAAGGGTCCGGTGATCTGCGCTCTCTACGCTTTAAAGGCCATAAAAGATCTCGAGATCCCCCTCAAAAAGAGGGTTAGGATCCTGATCGGAACGAACGAGGAAAGCGGCAGCAAGGCCGTAGCCCGTTACGTAGAGGCAGGACAGGACCTCCCCGTCGCTGGTTTTACCCCCGATGCGGAGTACCCGCTGATAAACGGCGAAAAGGGTATCGTCATAGCCAGGCTCTCCGCTCCCTTCAAGGCAGAAGGAGACGTTCAGGTGGTTTCCTTCGACGGAGGCGTGGCGCCTAACTCGGTGCCTTCGGTGGCCAAGGCGGAGATCCTCGTGAAGACCGATATGGCCGAAAGGGTCAAGTACACCGTATCGAACTGGCACGGCCCCGAGAGGGCAAAGCTTTCTTTGGACGATAAGGGTGAGGGACGTTTCCTGCTGTCCATGGAGGGAGTTCCTGCCCACGGGAGTCTTCCGGAGCAGGGAGTCAACGCAGTGGCCTGGCTGGTCAAGGTCCTGCTCACACTTGGAGTTACCGGCGAGCAGGGGTGTATCCTGGCCGCCTTGGATCGCTACGTGGGGATCGACTGTCACGGAGAGAGCCTGGGAGTCTGCGTCTACGACGACGTATCCAGATACACCTCTGTCTGTTGGGGCACCATGAAGACCGAGGGGGACAGGGTCGTCTTCAGCCTTAACCCGAGGTTCCCCGTGAGCTATCGCACCGAGGACATGGTGCAGATCCTGGAGAAGACCTTCTCCGATGCTGGATTCGAGATCCTGTCCATGAGAAAGGACGAGCCTCTTTATATGCCGGAGGATTCCGAACTGGTGGTCAAGCTGATGGAGGTCTATCGTAGGGAGACCGGTCGGATGGACGACAAGCCCATGTCCATCGGAGGAGGCACCTACGCCAAGGCCATGCCGAACGTATTGGCCTTCGGTCCCACCCTTCCTGGCGAGCCGTCCAACATACACGAGGCCGACGAGTGCTGGAGCATCGAGAACATGATGACCAGTACCAAGATAATGGCCGCCGCCATAGTATCTCTGGCTCAGGACTGA
- a CDS encoding ABC transporter ATP-binding protein: MYLRLNDLKKSFEGIPAVNGLSIDIEEGEMVSLLGPSGCGKTTTLKMVGGFVSPDGGTITLDGEDITELPPERRPTATVFQSYALFPHMTVLQNVAYGLKFRGIKKKAALRTAEEMLERVGLPTSQEKTIHQLSGGEQQRVALARALVIRPKVLLMDEPLSNLDAKLRIRMRSEIRRVQRDMAITAIYVTHDQEEALALSDRIAVMERGIVAQTGTPYEIYSHPDTSFVADFIGRSNFVDMGDGRRAAVHPEDVSLSSDGGDFTGTIIGRQFKGAMTTYSVRVGQSTIEADVLSRDDPRWDEGNSVHLKLNRDKLVHLD; this comes from the coding sequence ATGTATCTTCGACTGAACGACCTTAAAAAAAGCTTCGAAGGGATTCCCGCGGTGAACGGGCTTTCCATCGACATAGAGGAAGGCGAGATGGTTTCCCTGCTGGGACCTAGCGGATGCGGCAAGACGACGACTCTCAAGATGGTGGGAGGTTTTGTAAGCCCAGATGGGGGCACTATCACCCTGGACGGAGAGGACATCACGGAGCTTCCACCGGAGAGGAGACCGACCGCCACCGTATTCCAGAGCTACGCCCTCTTCCCACACATGACGGTGCTCCAGAACGTCGCCTACGGATTGAAATTTCGAGGAATAAAGAAAAAGGCGGCGCTGAGGACGGCGGAGGAGATGCTCGAGAGGGTCGGACTTCCCACGTCGCAGGAAAAGACGATACATCAGCTGAGCGGAGGGGAGCAACAGCGTGTGGCACTGGCCAGAGCGCTGGTGATCCGTCCCAAGGTGTTGCTGATGGACGAGCCTCTCAGCAACCTGGACGCCAAGCTCCGGATCAGGATGAGGTCGGAGATAAGAAGGGTTCAAAGGGACATGGCAATAACGGCCATATACGTCACCCACGACCAGGAGGAGGCACTGGCCCTCTCGGACAGGATCGCCGTCATGGAAAGGGGGATCGTAGCCCAGACCGGAACGCCCTACGAGATATACAGCCATCCCGATACCTCTTTCGTGGCGGATTTCATCGGAAGGAGTAATTTCGTGGACATGGGCGACGGACGCAGAGCGGCCGTTCACCCGGAAGACGTATCTCTCTCCTCGGACGGAGGAGACTTCACCGGAACGATTATCGGCCGACAGTTCAAGGGTGCCATGACCACCTACTCCGTAAGGGTCGGACAATCGACGATAGAGGCCGACGTTCTGAGCAGGGACGATCCGCGATGGGACGAGGGAAATTCGGTGCATCTAAAGCTGAACAGGGACAAGCTGGTCCATCTGGACTAG
- a CDS encoding ABC transporter permease — translation MRKPSRHARGASHDAPLLPFVLLSAGVLAFVLWPTIAILRESLYPDGSFSLACYEDLIVKNYGLIENSLFIGFWTTLFALSIGLCCALYVTHTDYRGKRAVLAVLMMTLISPPFMSSLSYIMLFGRRGLISWKLLGLHWNPYGPHGIILMESVGLASIAAFLIMAVLKGMDRDLETASLDLGAGKGATLTKITLPLARPGIVTAGLIVFIRSLSDFGTPIFIGGNYSVLATHAYTTAVGSYDLPKAAAISTLLLLPALVAFVIYRRLMGKNSLFSVKPGGGTSSESRLPRALGTVIYLVVWSYVAFEIAKYGAIFCGAFVKTWGVDFSLTYRHMEALKIAKMGSLFRSLKYAFTAATAAGLMGVLMARYLGRAEGPLVRMIDFVADLPFILPGPFFGIAYLLAFNWMPEAVLASGFLIVTNCVYRQLSIGIKSGISVMGQINPELEDAVRDQGGGPLAALRDVTIPLMTPAFAVSFINTFTFTMTTVGGIIFLITPYTKVMTAEMFEAIQSGDIGASSAMASVIVAVTMAVNLIFSRVILGGKRREDRDVSSTERP, via the coding sequence GTGAGAAAACCGAGTAGACACGCAAGAGGGGCATCTCACGATGCCCCTCTTTTGCCGTTCGTCCTTCTCTCCGCCGGGGTGTTGGCATTCGTCCTGTGGCCGACCATCGCAATCCTAAGGGAGAGCCTTTATCCCGACGGCAGCTTCAGCCTGGCCTGCTATGAAGACCTCATCGTAAAAAACTACGGACTGATCGAAAACAGCCTGTTCATAGGGTTCTGGACCACGTTGTTCGCCCTGTCAATCGGACTATGCTGCGCCCTATACGTCACCCACACGGACTACCGCGGCAAGAGAGCCGTTCTGGCGGTGCTAATGATGACCCTGATATCGCCGCCATTCATGTCCTCTCTGTCCTACATCATGCTGTTCGGCAGGAGGGGCCTGATATCGTGGAAACTGCTGGGACTTCACTGGAACCCCTACGGTCCTCACGGCATAATACTGATGGAGTCGGTGGGATTGGCATCCATAGCCGCCTTTCTCATAATGGCGGTGCTCAAGGGAATGGACAGGGACCTCGAGACGGCGTCTCTGGACCTCGGAGCCGGGAAGGGAGCTACCCTGACGAAGATCACCCTCCCCCTGGCCAGACCGGGCATAGTTACGGCGGGGCTTATAGTCTTCATAAGATCTCTGTCCGATTTCGGAACCCCCATATTCATAGGGGGAAACTACAGCGTCCTCGCCACCCACGCCTACACCACCGCGGTGGGATCCTACGACCTTCCCAAGGCCGCAGCCATATCCACTCTGCTGCTTCTGCCCGCCCTCGTGGCCTTCGTGATATACAGAAGGCTTATGGGGAAAAACTCCCTCTTCTCGGTGAAACCCGGAGGCGGAACATCGTCCGAATCCCGCCTTCCCAGGGCACTGGGGACGGTCATATACCTAGTGGTCTGGAGCTACGTCGCCTTCGAGATCGCCAAATACGGTGCCATCTTCTGCGGTGCCTTCGTGAAGACCTGGGGAGTGGATTTCTCCCTCACCTACAGACATATGGAAGCCCTGAAGATAGCCAAGATGGGCAGCCTGTTCAGGAGCCTTAAGTACGCCTTTACGGCGGCGACGGCGGCGGGGCTCATGGGGGTGCTCATGGCCAGATACCTCGGACGTGCCGAAGGTCCTCTGGTCAGGATGATAGACTTCGTGGCGGATCTGCCCTTCATACTGCCGGGACCGTTTTTCGGCATAGCCTATCTCCTGGCCTTCAACTGGATGCCAGAGGCAGTACTGGCCTCGGGGTTTCTGATAGTCACGAACTGCGTCTACAGACAGCTATCCATAGGTATAAAAAGCGGGATATCCGTCATGGGACAGATCAACCCCGAACTGGAGGACGCGGTAAGGGATCAGGGCGGAGGCCCACTGGCGGCTCTCAGGGACGTGACGATTCCCCTGATGACACCGGCCTTCGCTGTAAGCTTCATAAACACCTTTACCTTCACCATGACCACCGTGGGGGGGATAATCTTCCTGATAACCCCCTACACGAAGGTGATGACGGCGGAGATGTTCGAGGCCATACAGAGCGGCGACATAGGAGCGAGTTCCGCCATGGCCTCCGTCATAGTGGCCGTAACCATGGCGGTCAACCTGATATTCTCCCGAGTGATCCTAGGCGGGAAGAGACGGGAGGATCGAGATGTATCTTCGACTGAACGACCTTAA
- a CDS encoding ATP-binding cassette domain-containing protein, whose translation MERLVQMRGVTKSFGSVEALKDVDFSLEKGEIVALLGDNGAGKSTLIKILSGVYRPDMGSMAVSGQDVDFSLYDVRMARSLGIETVYQERSLGEKQPLWRNVFIGRHITDRLGFIDVAREKRETLNLLSTVLGLKGVGLSPDARVGTLSGGERQGLAIARAMYFGAEIIALDEPTTALALSEVEKVLSFIRSIRDEGRSCIVISHDLGHITSVADRFVLMDRGRVVASYNNGEISTEELVGVMLHLVNGDIS comes from the coding sequence TTGGAAAGACTTGTTCAGATGCGTGGAGTAACGAAATCTTTTGGCTCCGTGGAAGCCCTTAAGGATGTGGATTTTTCCCTGGAAAAGGGGGAAATAGTGGCTTTATTGGGTGATAACGGTGCGGGAAAATCCACTCTGATAAAGATCTTGTCCGGAGTTTATCGTCCTGATATGGGTTCCATGGCTGTCTCGGGACAGGACGTGGACTTTAGTCTCTACGATGTGAGGATGGCCAGATCTCTTGGGATAGAGACGGTGTATCAGGAAAGGTCTTTAGGCGAAAAACAGCCGCTTTGGAGGAATGTCTTCATAGGACGTCATATAACTGATCGTCTGGGCTTCATAGACGTAGCCCGAGAAAAAAGAGAGACCTTGAATCTATTGTCGACTGTATTGGGCCTTAAGGGAGTAGGCCTTAGTCCTGACGCCAGGGTGGGAACTCTTTCGGGTGGGGAAAGACAGGGACTTGCCATAGCAAGAGCCATGTATTTTGGAGCGGAGATAATAGCTTTAGACGAACCTACCACCGCATTGGCACTGAGCGAAGTGGAGAAAGTACTTTCCTTTATAAGGTCCATAAGAGACGAGGGGCGTTCCTGCATAGTTATAAGCCACGATCTGGGACATATCACCAGTGTAGCCGATCGTTTCGTCCTCATGGATAGAGGCAGGGTGGTGGCCTCTTATAACAACGGTGAAATATCTACGGAGGAACTGGTGGGAGTTATGCTTCATTTGGTTAATGGAGATATTTCATGA
- a CDS encoding ABC transporter substrate-binding protein, which yields MRKATILIALSAVLAVASISFAQTDKPLAGQSISIFVAATGIDETFAEFTKDTGIKVNYLEMSSGEVLTRLRASKGKNLADAWFGGGVDSFMVAGQEGFLESYVSPEAEKIPEEYRDPDGFWTGLSLVAVDFIVNKDILKEKGLPAPKSWIDLGKPEYKDEVMMSNPTISGTNYSVIFEILEIFGEEKGWEVIRNIDANIPFYTKRGSAPPNKAAMGEVAVGIDPYDVGVKLIAQGHPVISVFPEEGTPGSLAPVAIMKGAKNMEAAKAFVDWCLSKRGQEVQMANTAKVGTRPDAEVPEYLKGLKDAKIILVDPIKSGEKRKEILGRWQKEFGEKTE from the coding sequence ATGAGAAAGGCTACGATTTTAATAGCTTTATCGGCGGTCTTGGCGGTGGCCTCTATCTCGTTCGCACAGACGGACAAACCCTTGGCAGGGCAGAGCATCAGCATTTTCGTCGCCGCCACCGGCATAGACGAGACCTTCGCCGAGTTCACCAAGGATACGGGGATCAAGGTCAACTATCTGGAGATGTCCTCCGGAGAGGTCCTCACCAGGCTTAGAGCGTCCAAGGGCAAGAATCTGGCGGACGCCTGGTTCGGAGGCGGAGTCGACAGCTTCATGGTCGCGGGCCAGGAGGGGTTCCTGGAAAGCTACGTCTCTCCCGAGGCGGAGAAGATCCCAGAGGAATACAGGGATCCCGATGGATTCTGGACCGGACTGTCCCTTGTGGCGGTTGATTTCATCGTCAACAAGGACATATTGAAGGAAAAGGGACTTCCCGCCCCTAAAAGCTGGATCGACCTGGGCAAGCCGGAGTACAAGGACGAGGTAATGATGAGCAACCCGACCATCTCCGGCACCAACTACTCGGTTATCTTCGAGATCCTCGAGATATTCGGAGAGGAAAAAGGCTGGGAGGTCATCCGAAACATCGACGCCAACATCCCGTTTTACACCAAGAGAGGCTCCGCTCCGCCGAACAAGGCAGCCATGGGCGAGGTGGCAGTCGGAATAGACCCCTACGACGTGGGAGTCAAACTGATAGCTCAGGGACATCCGGTGATCTCCGTCTTTCCCGAGGAAGGCACCCCCGGATCGTTGGCTCCGGTCGCCATAATGAAGGGAGCAAAGAACATGGAGGCGGCTAAAGCCTTCGTCGACTGGTGTCTCTCCAAGAGGGGCCAGGAGGTCCAGATGGCAAACACCGCAAAGGTCGGGACCAGGCCGGACGCGGAGGTACCGGAGTATCTCAAGGGACTGAAGGACGCCAAGATAATTCTGGTGGATCCGATAAAATCCGGAGAGAAACGCAAAGAGATACTTGGCAGATGGCAGAAGGAATTCGGTGAGAAAACCGAGTAG
- the deoC gene encoding deoxyribose-phosphate aldolase has protein sequence MDSLRDLCRTIDNTLLRQDVSVVEVEEFVSRSMEARFRTVVVPPWMVAHAVSMTENSETGVSVVIGFPLGYHPLGVKLAEIDHYMEMGSGVTDFDVVLNLSALKSGMWDYVESEIRALAGRLSDRIFKLIVETPLLSEYEIRKIGRICAGVDGLDYVKTSSGFCGSPTTEDQVRILAETMMGEKRIKVSGGVRSMADLERFVVVGGDVFGTSSGLSIIKETCPVL, from the coding sequence TTGGATTCGTTGCGGGATCTTTGCAGAACGATAGATAACACCCTTCTCCGTCAGGATGTGTCGGTGGTCGAGGTTGAGGAGTTCGTCTCCCGGTCGATGGAGGCCCGTTTTCGTACGGTGGTGGTTCCCCCCTGGATGGTAGCCCATGCAGTCTCCATGACGGAGAACAGCGAAACCGGGGTATCCGTCGTCATCGGTTTTCCCCTGGGGTACCATCCTCTTGGAGTGAAGTTGGCCGAGATAGATCATTATATGGAAATGGGGTCAGGGGTGACCGATTTCGACGTGGTCTTGAACCTGTCTGCCTTGAAGTCCGGAATGTGGGATTACGTGGAAAGCGAGATAAGAGCTCTGGCCGGTAGGCTCTCGGACAGGATCTTCAAGCTTATAGTCGAGACACCTCTTTTATCCGAATACGAGATACGTAAAATTGGCCGTATCTGCGCCGGCGTCGACGGGCTCGACTACGTCAAGACCTCTTCCGGTTTCTGCGGAAGCCCCACCACGGAGGACCAGGTAAGGATTTTGGCGGAGACCATGATGGGCGAGAAGAGGATAAAGGTCTCCGGAGGGGTACGGTCTATGGCCGACCTTGAGAGGTTCGTCGTGGTCGGAGGAGACGTCTTCGGAACCAGTTCTGGACTATCCATAATCAAGGAGACCTGCCCGGTTTTGTAA
- a CDS encoding right-handed parallel beta-helix repeat-containing protein — MCVLSLLLVLSVPWISEGAVLYVKPGGVGDGSSWASASSDLTAILDCAVNGDEVWVAAGTYRPHTVSRDVYFTLKDGVGLYGGFVGTESLRSQRDPAANVTILSGGNLSYHVVYAGAGVTTSAVLDGFTVTGGNANDSSSVQVYGGGMCNNEASPTVIGCTFSGNNASNGGGIYNYRCSPRIINCAFSDNNASGGGGMYNYNSITTVINCTFSGNHTNIHGIGGGMYNLGGSPTVTDCTFWANTSYLGGGMYNYSSNANVTNCAFSGNTTTNYGGGIYNYNNNTTVTNCTFSDNSAAHYGGGMYNNTGFPRITNCTFSANTATDGGDGMHNYNSDVTVMNCILWGSNTTVGQTTNDVGTTTITYSVVDTTLFGNPTNISADPRLGPLAANGGATKTCALLAGSSALNSGTSIGAPAADQRGVARPQGLSFDMGAYEAEPTPVPPPAPTPTPTPEPTPTPTPTPEPEPEPVPEPIPVQPSLTPILSSDVILPRSDRITVAVPIIVEISGDATEQEKTDRLREALRRALVPEPLIEDLVPLLAIDDTGQVYIKGEAMEGLLPLSTDMEIREGTSGLSLPFFRALIQARAQDQATNEPTTAVVFFQIPDCFRGKSSDLLQIVKVLSSDKVLPYSRVYELSDLTGGSFAVLETEGTPADPTVKGALSRDNLVSDCCIVAMALSDGGSFDLDGRDNGGVTDPAFMIEGVRREKTPSSGGGGCSVGHFNGFALALILPLLLMVGRYR, encoded by the coding sequence TTGTGCGTTCTCTCTCTCCTTTTGGTCCTCTCAGTTCCGTGGATCTCCGAGGGAGCGGTCCTCTACGTCAAACCGGGAGGGGTTGGAGACGGATCCTCCTGGGCCTCCGCCAGCTCGGATCTGACCGCGATCTTGGACTGTGCCGTAAATGGAGACGAGGTATGGGTGGCGGCTGGGACCTATCGGCCCCATACAGTGTCTCGAGACGTATACTTTACACTCAAGGACGGAGTCGGCCTCTATGGTGGATTTGTGGGCACGGAATCTCTTCGCAGCCAGCGTGACCCGGCGGCAAACGTGACGATCCTGAGCGGAGGAAATCTGAGCTATCACGTAGTATACGCAGGGGCCGGAGTCACGACCTCAGCGGTGCTGGACGGCTTCACCGTCACAGGTGGAAACGCCAATGATAGTTCATCAGTTCAGGTCTATGGCGGGGGGATGTGCAACAACGAAGCCTCACCGACTGTGATCGGCTGTACCTTTTCGGGCAACAACGCCAGCAACGGCGGGGGGATTTACAACTACAGATGCTCCCCTAGGATAATAAACTGCGCCTTCTCTGACAACAACGCCAGCGGCGGTGGTGGGATGTACAACTATAACAGCATCACTACCGTGATCAACTGCACCTTTTCGGGCAATCACACCAACATCCACGGCATTGGTGGAGGAATGTATAACCTCGGAGGTTCCCCGACTGTGACGGACTGCACTTTTTGGGCCAATACCTCCTACTTAGGAGGCGGAATGTACAACTACAGCAGCAACGCTAATGTGACAAACTGCGCCTTCTCCGGCAACACCACCACCAACTATGGTGGCGGAATATACAATTACAACAACAACACTACTGTGACCAACTGCACCTTCTCGGACAACAGTGCCGCCCACTATGGTGGGGGGATGTATAACAATACCGGCTTTCCAAGGATAACCAACTGCACTTTTTCGGCAAACACCGCCACCGACGGCGGCGATGGGATGCATAACTACAACAGCGACGTTACAGTGATGAACTGTATCCTCTGGGGATCGAACACCACGGTTGGCCAGACCACCAACGACGTAGGGACCACCACAATAACATACTCTGTAGTGGACACTACCCTCTTCGGCAACCCCACTAATATTTCGGCCGATCCCAGGCTCGGGCCCCTGGCGGCCAACGGGGGGGCCACCAAGACCTGCGCCCTGCTGGCGGGAAGCTCGGCTCTTAACTCCGGTACCTCCATCGGTGCTCCTGCCGCGGACCAACGTGGCGTAGCCAGGCCCCAGGGGCTCTCCTTCGACATGGGGGCCTACGAGGCGGAGCCGACTCCGGTCCCTCCTCCCGCTCCGACGCCTACGCCTACGCCGGAACCGACTCCGACCCCTACGCCGACTCCAGAGCCGGAACCCGAACCTGTGCCGGAGCCCATACCGGTTCAACCCTCTTTGACGCCGATTCTGTCCTCGGACGTGATCCTGCCCAGGTCGGACCGGATCACCGTGGCGGTTCCCATAATCGTCGAAATATCCGGCGACGCCACGGAACAGGAAAAGACGGACCGACTGAGGGAGGCCCTGAGAAGGGCCCTGGTCCCGGAGCCCCTTATAGAGGATCTGGTTCCCCTTCTGGCCATAGACGATACGGGGCAGGTCTATATAAAAGGCGAAGCCATGGAGGGGCTTCTGCCCCTATCCACCGACATGGAGATAAGGGAAGGGACCTCCGGTCTGTCTCTGCCCTTTTTCAGGGCCCTGATCCAGGCCAGGGCCCAGGACCAGGCTACGAACGAGCCGACAACGGCTGTGGTGTTCTTCCAGATCCCGGACTGCTTCAGGGGGAAGAGCTCCGACCTGCTACAGATAGTTAAGGTGCTCTCCTCCGATAAGGTTCTGCCCTACTCCAGGGTCTACGAACTTTCCGACCTCACCGGCGGGAGCTTCGCCGTGCTGGAGACCGAGGGCACACCAGCGGATCCCACGGTCAAGGGCGCTCTTTCAAGGGACAACCTGGTCTCCGATTGCTGTATCGTGGCCATGGCCCTGTCCGACGGGGGCAGCTTCGATCTGGACGGCAGGGACAACGGCGGCGTGACCGACCCGGCCTTCATGATAGAGGGCGTAAGGAGGGAAAAGACCCCTTCCTCGGGAGGTGGCGGATGTTCGGTGGGACACTTCAACGGCTTCGCCCTCGCTCTGATTCTGCCGCTTCTGCTGATGGTCGGACGATACAGATAA